From the genome of Papaver somniferum cultivar HN1 chromosome 2, ASM357369v1, whole genome shotgun sequence, one region includes:
- the LOC113351873 gene encoding uncharacterized protein LOC113351873, translating into MHLRLQDFKSVSAYNSALFQIVSRLKLCGETVTDADLLEKTYSTFHASNILLRQQYRERKFKKYSELISCLIVAEQNNELLLKNHQSHPAGPKNPNFKKKAGNNSHYQKGKKNVFPKHKGKISQSHSKHHESVCHRCGSPGHWANVCRTARHLIDLYQASIKGKEKKAETNFAQYDIPMDIAHLDISDFKNDGNEIEDMDSFLKDV; encoded by the exons ATGCATCTGCGCCTCCAAGACTTCAAGAGTGTAAGTGCATACAATTCAGCACTTTTTCAAATTGTCTCTCGTTTAAAACTATGCGGTGAAACAGTTACTGATGCTGATCTTTTGGAGAAGACTTACTCCACCTTTCATGCTTCAAACATTTTGCTTCGACAACAATATCGTGAAAGGAAGTTTAAGAAATATTCAGAGCTTATCTCTTGCCTTATAGTAGCTGAGCAGAATAATGAGTTATTACTCAAGAACCATCAAAGTCACCCAGCAG GTCCTAAAAATCCCAACTTCAAGAAGAAGGCTGGTAATAATTCCCATTAtcagaaggggaagaagaacgtGTTTCCAAAACACAAAGGCAAAATATCGCAAAGTCATTCAAAGCACCATGAAAGTGTTTGTCACCGTTGTGGTTCACCAGGGCACTGGGCAAATGTTTGTCGTACTGCAAGGCACCTTATTGACCTTTATCAGGCGTCTATTAAAGGAAAGGAAAAGAAGGCTGAAACCAATTTTGCCCAATATGACATACCAATGGATATTGCCCATCTTGATATTTCTGACTTCAAGAATGATGGAAATGAGATTGAAGACATGGATTCCTTCCTTAAGGATGTCTGA